AATTAGACATTATAGTAGAGGAATCGCTTCAAAACGCGGCTATTTGGAACGAAGTAAAGGATCGGCTGAAAAAACCTGCGTTAGCTCTTTCCGGCGGACAACAGCAGCGGCTGTGTATTGCAAGAGCGTTGGCCGTAGATCCGGAAATTTTGCTTATGGACGAACCTACTAGTGCGCTTGATCCTATTTCTACGTCTAAAATAGAGGATTTGGCTGAAATATTGAAAGAAAATTATACCATAGTAATCGTTACTCATAATATGCAGCAGGCGGCAAGAATATCGGATGCGACGACATTTTTTCTTATGGGCGAAATAATCGAATACGGCGCGACGGAAAAAATATTTTCACGCCCGACAGACAAACGAACGGAAGATTATATTACAGGGAGATTCGGATGAGGGAAGCGTACAACAAACAATTAGAAAAACTTCATAATGAGTTAACTCTTATGGGGGCGATGTGTGAAGAAGCGATTGATTGCGCCATTCGCGGGTTGGTTTTAAACGATAGGCAATTACGGCAAAGAGCTTTGGAATTGGAAAGAGAAATAGACGATAAAGAGCGCGAGATAGGATTTTTCTGCGTTATGCTTTTGATAAGAGAGCAACCGGTCGCACGAGATTTACTCTTTATTACAAGATCGCAGAAAATGATAAACGACATGGAAAGGATTGGAGACAACGCCGCAGACATAGCGTTTTTGTTTGAGCAATCCGAAGACGAGCAGCGATATTTTGTCGGGAAATATATGGAGGATATGGCAAGATCCGTATCAAAAATTATT
The genomic region above belongs to Chitinispirillales bacterium and contains:
- the pstB gene encoding phosphate ABC transporter ATP-binding protein PstB translates to MNKITADDLNLYYGEFHALKNVNVSIEQNRITALIGPSGCGKSTFLKTLNRMNDLIENCKIIGNVSIDGQNIYANSVDVNNLRKRVGMVFQKPNPFPMSIYDNVAFGPKTHGVKNKAKLDIIVEESLQNAAIWNEVKDRLKKPALALSGGQQQRLCIARALAVDPEILLMDEPTSALDPISTSKIEDLAEILKENYTIVIVTHNMQQAARISDATTFFLMGEIIEYGATEKIFSRPTDKRTEDYITGRFG
- the phoU gene encoding phosphate signaling complex protein PhoU, encoding MREAYNKQLEKLHNELTLMGAMCEEAIDCAIRGLVLNDRQLRQRALELEREIDDKEREIGFFCVMLLIREQPVARDLLFITRSQKMINDMERIGDNAADIAFLFEQSEDEQRYFVGKYMEDMARSVSKIISDAVDCFVKNKVEEAKDIILFDDVIDNHFREIKKDFIKHIEEDGKNAEIWLDILMTAKYLERIGDHAKNIAKLVVYTIGDQR